DNA from Deltaproteobacteria bacterium:
TTTAGACATGAGGGGATCATGGCCGGGGAACAACAAGTCGGGGGAAGACGCTTTCTTCCTCAGTTTTTCGTATGTTTTCATCCAGCCTATCAGGTCAACGATCAAGGCGCTGGGCCAGTCTTCCTGGTAATTGCGGAAAATATGGGCGCAATCTGAACCGACAATCGCCGTGCCTTGGGAGGTCTTGACGGCCACAGCCTGGAGAGCAACGGTATGCCCAGGAGCTAAAAGACACTCCACTCCGGGAAGTACTTCCTGATCCCCCTTCAGAAGTACAAGACGGTTGGTTCCTTCAAGGGAGGCCAGGTAGGTTTTAGACTTTTCATCCGATGATTGCTGGAAAGGAGGACGCCGGGAGATAGGATTCTTGAGGGCGAAAGAGTATTCTTCTTCCTGAAGGTACACAGTGGCCTTGGGGAAGAGGCCCACGCCGCTCGAGTGGTCCCAGTGGAGGTGGGTAAGGATCAGGTGGTGGACTTCTCCGGCCCGCACGCCGATTCGAAAAAGGACTTCCGCCGGGCTTACATAGCCGGCCAAGTTCTTCTCTTTCGCTAATTCTGGCGGTATCCCCGCATCCACGATGACCGTTTCCTGCTCCCCACGCAGGCACCAGAAATAGTAATTTCTCTGGACGGTCTTCTCCCAGTCCTTCCTCCACATAAGAAAGGCCCCCGAGCTGGTAAACGGCCCGGCATACTTCAAGGCATAAATCTCATACTCCGCCATGGGTCCTCCTTGGTTCTTTCCGCCCCCGGAGATCGGCTCCGGAATTTGAATTCATCCCCTCCTTATACTATGGGAAAAAGCGGGAATCCACAACTTTTGCGGGGGGCATTTTTCTTGACACCTCGTTTCCGAAGAATATATGATTCATCTCGTTGGGAAGAAGGAAACAACTTTTCTTATTCCATCCGGGAAAAGGTCTTCGCTGTTGAGGTGATTTTGACTTTCGGGACCCCGGGTTCGATCTAACCTCGGTCAACCGGGGACTCATGATGAAGAAGAGGCTTAGCCTCCAGTGAAGAAAATTTGGCTTTCGGGCATAATTCAAGTATCCCTTTCGCATTGACGGTCCTTTCTCTGTGCATCACGACCCACAGGGAATGGAAAGGCGGTCAGACGATCTTTGATCGGGAAGAATGAGAAAAAAAGGAAGGAGTAACGATGGCTGCCGATAAAGAGTTTCATGTGGAGCGGATTCCCTACGGCAAGGGAGAGATAGAGATTCAAATTCCCAAGAAGAACTTCGTGGCAGCGCTCATGCCCCAGTATAATCCGGGGCTTAAAGACGAAGCCGGAGCAGTCAGAAAAGCGC
Protein-coding regions in this window:
- a CDS encoding N-acyl homoserine lactonase family protein; translated protein: MAEYEIYALKYAGPFTSSGAFLMWRKDWEKTVQRNYYFWCLRGEQETVIVDAGIPPELAKEKNLAGYVSPAEVLFRIGVRAGEVHHLILTHLHWDHSSGVGLFPKATVYLQEEEYSFALKNPISRRPPFQQSSDEKSKTYLASLEGTNRLVLLKGDQEVLPGVECLLAPGHTVALQAVAVKTSQGTAIVGSDCAHIFRNYQEDWPSALIVDLIGWMKTYEKLRKKASSPDLLFPGHDPLMSK